A section of the Vicinamibacterales bacterium genome encodes:
- a CDS encoding nucleotide sugar dehydrogenase, translated as MNTRVNVLCIGAGYVGGPTMAVIADRCPHATVNVVDINQARIAAWQSDDLPIFEPGLLEVVKRARGRNLHFSTDIEAGIAAADIIFVSVNTPTKTFGEGAGRAADLQYWEKTARQILACATGNKIVVEKSTLPVRTAEAMDRILNSNTRGLRFEVVSNPEFLAEGTAISDLEKPDRVLIGSHDTPDGIRARLAVAELYATWVPRERIIESSLWSAELTKLVANAFLAQRISSINSISALCEVTEADVDEVAYAVGADSRIGPRFLRASVGFGGSCFKKDILNLVYIAQSHGLDEVARYWEAVVQMNEWQEARFVRRMLVSMFNTVAGKRIALFGFAFKAETGDTRESPALAVTRQLAEERAYLVITDPKALDNARVDTAGLACAIEFEPDPYLAARGAHAIAVLTEWTLYRTLDWERLLASMERPAFVFDGRNILDHQRLFDLGFNVFAIGKRPLRHV; from the coding sequence ATGAACACTCGTGTGAACGTTCTCTGTATCGGCGCGGGCTACGTCGGGGGACCGACGATGGCGGTGATTGCCGACCGATGTCCGCACGCCACGGTCAATGTCGTTGACATCAACCAGGCCCGCATCGCAGCCTGGCAGAGCGACGATCTTCCCATCTTCGAACCCGGCCTTCTCGAGGTGGTGAAGCGGGCTCGCGGCCGGAACCTCCACTTCTCGACCGACATCGAGGCGGGCATCGCCGCTGCCGACATCATCTTCGTCTCCGTGAACACGCCGACAAAGACCTTCGGTGAGGGAGCGGGACGGGCCGCGGACCTGCAGTACTGGGAGAAGACGGCCCGGCAGATCCTCGCGTGCGCCACGGGCAACAAGATCGTCGTCGAGAAATCGACGCTGCCGGTGAGGACTGCCGAGGCGATGGATCGGATCCTCAACAGCAACACCCGCGGCCTGCGGTTCGAGGTCGTGTCGAACCCGGAGTTTCTCGCGGAGGGCACGGCCATCTCTGATCTCGAGAAGCCGGACCGGGTCCTCATCGGATCGCACGACACGCCAGACGGGATTCGCGCGAGGCTTGCGGTGGCCGAGCTGTACGCGACGTGGGTCCCGCGCGAACGGATCATCGAGTCGAGCCTCTGGAGCGCCGAGCTGACGAAACTGGTGGCCAACGCCTTTTTAGCTCAGAGGATTTCGTCGATCAATTCAATCTCTGCGCTCTGCGAGGTGACTGAGGCGGACGTGGACGAGGTGGCGTACGCGGTTGGCGCCGACTCGCGCATCGGGCCCCGCTTTCTCAGGGCGAGCGTGGGCTTCGGCGGGTCCTGCTTCAAGAAGGACATCCTCAACCTCGTGTACATCGCGCAGAGCCACGGGCTGGATGAGGTGGCTCGGTACTGGGAAGCCGTCGTGCAGATGAACGAGTGGCAGGAGGCCCGCTTCGTCCGCCGGATGCTCGTCAGCATGTTCAACACCGTGGCCGGCAAGCGGATCGCGCTCTTCGGCTTCGCGTTCAAGGCGGAGACCGGAGATACGCGCGAATCGCCCGCCCTGGCCGTCACGCGGCAACTCGCGGAGGAGCGCGCGTACCTGGTGATCACCGATCCCAAGGCGCTCGACAATGCACGCGTGGATACGGCGGGCCTGGCGTGTGCGATCGAGTTCGAGCCGGACCCCTACCTGGCGGCCCGCGGTGCGCACGCGATCGCGGTGCTGACCGAATGGACGCTGTACCGGACGCTCGACTGGGAGCGGCTGCTCGCGTCGATGGAGCGCCCGGCGTTCGTGTTCGACGGCCGCAACATCCTCGATCACCAGCGCCTGTTCGATCTCGGGTTCAATGTCTTCGCCATTGGCAAGCGCCCGCTTCGACACGTGTGA
- a CDS encoding TonB-dependent receptor — protein MFLSLVRPLALATAMAAIVGIAAGASAQTSTGRIDVAIEDSTGGRVPGVLVELTGPINQTATTDARGEAHFLNLTVGTYGMKATLAGFKDWQNRNIPVSAGVSVPLAIKLGLTGTTENVTVTGEVPVLDNKKQTTAVTVSLDELQKVPTARDPWVVMQSAPGIVMDRVNVGGSESGQQAGFMGKGSGSNDTTWNVDGMPITDMSSLSSPFYYDFDMFQEMSVVTGGSDPKSATGGIQMNMMLKSGTNAFHGGGRGLFENEGMQSTNLPSDLQYLAGRTGKGDRTEQLTDWGGDLGGPVLKDRWWFWAAYGKQDIRVLKLAGVHDRTLLKNTSLKTQGQMSRALRGSFTYYSANKQKFGRDASTTRTQETTFDQDGPSKFYKGELNYVVGSNLFLIGRFAYVDSPFTFTPEGGLNANAYRDDARVWHGSYYYYSTKRPQDSVVVDGNYFKGNHELKFGFTWRKTEVHSVSQWPGSRIISRWRTYPNIRAQVTADYVADGSSKYMNFYVGDTITLKRATINAGVRYDRQSASILPSVEPALAGFENLFPEIVAPGMDDVLKQSAIQPRIGVTYSLDEARKTQLRGTYAMFTSQLGSSAATFMSLAQYRYAVFNAVDTNGNRVADPGELDRSRIISYSGFDPANPKTLTAINQVGSYSAPKTHELIVGVDHELMPNFGVSASFTYRYSYDFNWRPLIGTTSKDFVLGGTLTGTLPTGFDGTTGGSYSAPYYVVSDAAVERNPAGGTEYQTRQGYHQRYMGFEVSATKRMSKRWMARFGFSTNDWREYFTDPSKSIIDPTHIAGSWNQTQAGTIGPLIDGGAVVSAAGGSGKSGIYMVQPKYQFIANGAYQAPYGIDLGASFLVRQGYPMPWYQEISTGDAFTDRKRVLLVSDFVQDRLPAMSTLDVRIGKTFRFGPVSMNADLDIFNLFNSATPLGRQYDRGATGATGYTAVMEILQPRIMRVGVRMTF, from the coding sequence ATGTTTCTTTCTCTTGTCCGCCCACTGGCGCTCGCTACCGCGATGGCCGCCATCGTCGGCATCGCGGCGGGGGCGTCGGCGCAGACGTCAACCGGTCGCATCGACGTGGCCATCGAGGATTCGACCGGTGGCCGCGTGCCGGGAGTCCTCGTCGAACTCACAGGCCCCATCAACCAGACGGCTACGACCGACGCTCGTGGCGAGGCCCACTTCCTCAACTTGACTGTCGGCACCTACGGGATGAAGGCGACACTCGCCGGGTTCAAGGACTGGCAGAACAGGAACATCCCTGTGTCGGCTGGCGTCTCCGTCCCGCTGGCGATCAAGCTCGGGTTGACGGGAACCACCGAGAACGTGACGGTCACCGGCGAGGTGCCAGTTCTCGACAACAAGAAGCAGACGACGGCTGTCACGGTGTCACTCGATGAACTCCAGAAGGTGCCGACCGCGCGCGATCCCTGGGTGGTCATGCAGTCCGCGCCGGGCATCGTGATGGACCGCGTCAACGTCGGCGGGTCGGAGTCGGGCCAGCAGGCCGGCTTCATGGGCAAGGGCTCCGGCAGCAACGACACCACCTGGAACGTGGACGGCATGCCGATCACGGACATGTCGTCGTTGTCGTCGCCCTTCTACTATGACTTCGACATGTTCCAGGAGATGAGCGTCGTGACGGGCGGCTCCGATCCGAAGAGCGCGACCGGCGGCATCCAGATGAACATGATGCTGAAGTCCGGCACCAACGCCTTCCACGGAGGCGGGCGAGGCCTGTTCGAGAACGAGGGGATGCAGAGCACGAACCTTCCGTCGGACCTGCAGTACCTGGCCGGGAGGACGGGCAAGGGCGACCGGACCGAGCAGTTGACGGACTGGGGCGGCGACCTCGGTGGACCCGTCCTGAAGGACCGTTGGTGGTTCTGGGCGGCCTACGGGAAGCAGGACATCCGAGTCCTCAAGCTGGCGGGTGTGCACGACCGGACGCTGCTCAAGAACACCTCTCTGAAGACCCAGGGGCAGATGTCCAGGGCGCTCCGAGGTTCGTTCACCTACTACTCGGCCAACAAGCAGAAGTTCGGCCGTGACGCCAGCACGACCCGGACGCAGGAAACGACGTTCGACCAGGACGGCCCCAGCAAGTTCTACAAGGGCGAACTGAACTACGTGGTCGGCAGCAACCTGTTCCTGATTGGCCGCTTCGCATACGTCGACAGCCCCTTCACCTTCACGCCTGAAGGTGGACTGAACGCGAATGCGTACCGGGACGATGCCCGGGTGTGGCACGGGTCGTACTACTACTACTCCACCAAGCGACCGCAGGACTCGGTGGTGGTGGATGGCAACTATTTCAAGGGGAACCACGAACTGAAGTTCGGATTCACCTGGCGGAAGACCGAGGTGCACTCGGTGTCGCAGTGGCCGGGCAGCCGAATCATCAGCCGGTGGCGGACCTATCCGAACATCCGCGCGCAGGTCACCGCCGACTACGTTGCCGACGGCAGCTCGAAGTACATGAACTTCTACGTTGGCGACACGATTACGCTGAAGCGGGCCACCATCAACGCCGGCGTGCGCTACGATCGGCAATCCGCATCGATCCTGCCGTCGGTCGAGCCGGCGCTCGCGGGGTTCGAGAACCTGTTCCCGGAGATCGTCGCGCCAGGCATGGACGACGTGCTGAAGCAGAGCGCGATCCAGCCCCGCATCGGCGTCACGTACTCGCTGGACGAGGCGCGAAAGACCCAGTTGCGCGGGACGTACGCGATGTTCACGTCACAGCTCGGCAGCTCGGCGGCGACGTTCATGTCGCTGGCGCAGTACCGGTATGCTGTCTTCAATGCCGTGGACACAAACGGCAACCGCGTGGCCGATCCGGGCGAGCTCGACCGGTCGCGCATCATCAGCTACAGCGGGTTCGATCCGGCGAATCCCAAGACCCTGACCGCGATCAACCAGGTCGGGAGCTACTCCGCGCCGAAGACCCACGAGCTCATCGTCGGCGTGGACCACGAACTGATGCCGAACTTCGGCGTCAGCGCCTCGTTCACCTATCGGTACTCCTACGACTTCAACTGGCGTCCACTCATCGGGACGACGAGCAAGGACTTCGTGCTGGGCGGGACGCTCACCGGGACGCTGCCGACCGGGTTCGACGGGACGACCGGTGGCTCGTACAGCGCGCCGTACTACGTCGTCTCCGACGCTGCCGTCGAGCGGAATCCCGCCGGGGGCACCGAGTATCAGACGCGCCAGGGATACCACCAGCGATACATGGGTTTCGAGGTCAGCGCCACCAAGCGAATGTCCAAACGCTGGATGGCTCGCTTCGGCTTCTCGACCAACGACTGGCGCGAGTACTTCACCGATCCGTCGAAGTCGATCATCGATCCCACCCACATCGCCGGAAGCTGGAACCAGACCCAGGCCGGTACCATCGGACCGCTGATTGACGGCGGCGCCGTCGTGTCGGCCGCGGGCGGTTCGGGCAAGAGCGGCATCTACATGGTCCAGCCGAAGTACCAGTTCATCGCGAACGGTGCCTACCAGGCGCCATACGGCATCGACCTCGGCGCGAGCTTCCTGGTGCGACAGGGCTACCCGATGCCGTGGTACCAGGAGATCAGCACGGGCGACGCGTTCACCGACCGGAAGCGCGTGTTGCTGGTGTCGGACTTCGTGCAGGATCGGCTGCCGGCGATGTCCACGCTCGATGTGCGTATCGGCAAGACGTTCAGGTTCGGGCCGGTGTCGATGAACGCGGACCTCGACATCTTCAACCTGTTCAATTCGGCAACGCCCCTCGGCCGCCAGTACGACAGGGGAGCCACCGGCGCGACCGGGTATACCGCGGTCATGGAGATCCTCCAGCCGCGCATCATGCGGGTCGGCGTCCGCATGACGTTCTAG